The Anaerolineales bacterium genome includes the window GGTTACGGATGTGTCTGCCATTGTCTCATCTCCTTTTTCGATGTTTGACGGTTTTTCCGGCCTGCCGCCGCGACAGAACCGGCCTCGCTCATCCCGCCGCGTACCGGCCGGCGGGGAACGGCGGCCGCAATTCCGCGGCTTTGGGCGGATGTCATTTTCGGATTTTGTTTTCCTGCAGGATCATCGCCCATGGGCGCAGGGGCTTGCAGGGCTCCGCTTGCGGCCCGCGGAAAACTTCGGCCCCCGCATCATTCTTTTCGCCCCATTTCGCGTTGGTGGGGATTTTCCCCATGCAGAAGACAAGCCTCCGCTCGATTCCCAGCGCCTTCGCCAGCCTGCTTCGCACCTCGCGAATTCTTCCGATGGCCCTCCCCGGATAGCGGAGCGGGAAAGGGAATCCCGGAAGGATGTGACCCCTGCGGATCTCCGTGTATGCGTTTGCCATGGTTCCTCCTCTCTGGACGCCCCGCAGCGCTATTTCAGCCGGATGCGGGGTGCGGCTCCCTGCGCGACTTTGATTCGTCCCGGGCGGAGCAGCTCGCGCGGGTCGACCGGGAAGGCGCCGGGGTGGCGGGTCCGATAAGCCCGGCACCAGCGGGCGGCGTCTGCGTCCCACGGGAACGGCGGCTTGGTCGGATCGTCGTGGAAATTCTTGTATTGCACCATCTCGCCCAGCATGATCACCAGCCGGTCCAGCGAACGGCTGGCGGTCCACCAAGCGGCGTCGATGCACACCGTCTTGTTGAGGTGGTGGATGTTCGGATGCCAGATCGGAGTCAGCCACTGCAGACCCGGCCAGCGCTGGGGGTACTGGTTGTGCAGGTAGATCTGGACCTGGTGGTGGGTCGAATATTTCGGCCGGCCCTGCTTGTCGACCGCGGCGATCCCCTTGCATTTGTAGGTGACGATGTAGCGTTCGGGGGCCGGCGTGCCGTGGACGCCGCGGGTCTCGAAGCTGATCAGGCTGCTTTGTGCGGTGAGCTCCTTCATCAGCTGGTAATCCGCCATCAGCCGCCGCACGCGCGGACTCTGCGCGAGCGCCGTCCCGCCGGCGGTGATGTCGGCGGTCAGGATCAGCCGGTCGCCCGCGGGGACCTTGGCCGAGGCCAGGGTCTCGTCCTCGCGCAGTTCGCGGCCCAGCGCCTTGCTGTCGATCCGGTAGCCCATCGGCCGCCCGTCGGGACCGACGGTCGGCAGCTTTAAGAGCGAGGTCAGCTCCGCCATCAGGTCGCGGATCTGCGCGTCGTCGGGCATTTCGGCGGCGCGGGCCCCGCCGCTGGGCAGAACGATGGTTACGGACAGGTCAGCCATGGAGTGCAACTCCTCCCGTTGGAATCCCGTTGAGAATAAAACAATTCCGAAACCTCACCGCAAAGCCGCAAAGCGGGCAAAGGATTTTTCTTTGCTCCCTTGGCGTTCTGTGCGTCTGTGCGGCGAGGCTTTTCTTTGTGCATCGTCGTCCTCTCCGGCGTCCGGAGGCCGATCACGTGTGGTAGTGCGGCACCTGGCACATCCCGGTGATGTCCCAGCAATCCTTGTGGTGGCGGGTCTTGCAGATCGGGCAAGTCACCACTCCGCGCGGATCGTTCGGCACAATCGGCTGCAGGCAATAAGGGCAGCGGTGGGCTTCGGATCCGACCAGCCGGATTTCTGAATCGCGGTTGTTCCTGCGGAAGAAGCGCAGGACGCCGCGGATCCGCTCGCGGACCGGGCGGGGTTCCGGCTTCGGGGTTCTGACCTTATGCCCATCCGCCGCGGCCGCGGCTTGGGCGAAGTCGGCGGGTTCGAGCGGCGGGGATGGATACTGGATCCGTCCGGCGGCGAAGGCGAGGGTGGAGGCGACGCCGCCGATAAGAAGATGGACCAAAGCCGTCCAGTCCGGTCCGGCAAGAATCCGGCCGCCGGCGCCGGCCAGCCCGCGCGTCAGCCAACCGAGGACGAGCAATCCGGCCGCGGTGACGGCCGCGCCGGCCGCCCATTGCAGCAGGCGCGAATAGCGCCGGTAAAATGCGCGGGCCAGCGCGCCGATCAGGAAGCCTTGGCCGGCGGCGGCGGCGGCGGAATAGAGCCACGGCGCCACCGTGTCGTTCAGCACGCCCGCGGCGGCGAATCCTCCCGCGGAGAGGGAGGCGATGATGCCCAGCAATTCCAGCCGGAAGAGCAGAAGGAACAGCTTCGGCGTTCGGTATTCCGTCCGCGGGGATTCCGGGGGTCGGCTCATGGGTTCGGCCTATGCCTCGTGCAGAACGATCCGGGGCTTCGATTGACCCTCCAGCGGCACCTCTTCGCCGATCGAAATCCGTTCGCGCAGGGGGATTCCGGCGGCGGGAACGTCTTCGAAGTGGCGGAAGTGCAGCGCCTCGGGCAGGTCGCCGGTCAGTTCGTAGAAGCGGAATTCGCTGGCGTTGCGGGCGCGCAGGATGTGGAGCGGGGGGACGCCGATGCTGCCCAGGGTGCGGTGCAGGAATGTTTCGGCGCCGGTGATCTCGTGGGTCAATTCGGTCTCGCGCAGGATCCCGCAGGTCGGGCAGTGCCCGGCTTCGAAGGTCACTTCCTCGAGCGGCCGCAGCACTTCTTGGCGCGTGTTGCACTGCGGGCACGAAAGCGTCAGGATCAGCTCCTGGTCGAGTTCGAACACCGCCTCCTCGCCCAAATCCTGGCGGACGATCTTGAGCATTTCGGCCAGAGTCGTTCCTTCGGCGCGGGCTGGCAGTTCGGTCACTTCGCCGTACGTCCAGTGGCTTTCGCAATCTTCGCGCGGCACGTAGGCGCTGGTGTGCATCTCGTTGGTCAGGCCGTTGTAGTGGGTCACCTTGCCCGCCTCCACCGGCATCGCGTGGATCAGCTTGAGCGCCTCCTGGGATTGCATCGCGCCGATGATCGAGGCGATCGTCGGCGTGGTGGGCACCTTGCCGAGCAGGATGTTCTGCCGCGCGAGCAGGGGGCAGGAGTAGCGCAGGGAAAGGTCGCGCCGCGCGCTTTCGGTGAGGGTGCATTCGAAGCACGCGCCCCGGCCGGGGACGAACACCCGCACCAGGCCGAGCAGTTCTTGGATCGCGCCGTCGACCCAGGGTTTGTTCATCCAGTAGCAGAAGCGGTTCAGCGCCAGGCGCGCCTCGCGGTTGTCGAGGCAGCCGATCACCGCGTCCATCCGGCGGATGACCCCCAGACCGAGCTGAGTGGTCGCGTTGCCGTGCAGGAACTGGACGTGCAGATCCGGGTTGAGGGATTTGGCGCGGGCCGCGATCACCTCGGCCTTGCTGCGTTTGTTGTCGCCGTCGCGGAACAGGACCGAGCGGCTGAGGTTGGCCGCTTCCACGGTGTCGAAATCGATCACGAACAGGTTGCCCACGCCCATCAGCGCCAGGTTCTTGACCACTTCGTTGCCCAGCGCCCCCGCGCCGACCACCAGCACCTTGGCGCTTCGCACCTTCTCGCGCTCCCACCAGGAGATGAACTCGAAGGTCCCCAGCCGGTCGGTCTTCAGGTTGGGGATGTGGAGGGGCTTGTCGGGAGAAGCGGGCAGGCGGCGCGGCCCTTCGGGCGGATCGCCCGCAGGCGGGGCGGGATCTTTTGCGCTCCCCGGGCGTCGGTAGTAGGCCGAGAGCCCCCGCGCGGCGGCCAGAGTCTCGGCGTCGAGCGCGCGGGCGAACCAGCCCACGCCGGCTCGGGCTTCGATCAGGTTGTTTTCCTCCATCGCTTTAAGCGCCTCGCGCAGAGTCGCCCGGCTGACTTCAAGCTGTTGGATCAACTCCCGTTCGGAAGGCAGTTGCCCTCCCGGTTTGATCGTACCGTCAAGCAATGAAGCCGATAGCCGGCCGGCTATCGCTTGCGAAAGTGTTACATGACCAACGGGAGAAATTCTCATTCGAGTGTACTGGTATGCTGGTCTGACCAGCATACCAATTATTCTATTCATTTTCCCGTGATTGTCAACAATCCAATAGTCCGCATTTATTAAAGAAAAGCCGGGGGAGAATAAAAAATGATCGAGAAATTACGTTAGAGGAAATTATTGCGATAAAAATAGTCGTAATTAGGATGGAATAACAACGGTGATGGACCCGCAGAACAGTGGTTTTCTGTGCGTCTACGCCAGGTTCGCAGTTGCGCTCGAAGCTGATCCGAATCCGATCGGCGGGATCGATTTTGGCAGGG containing:
- a CDS encoding ThiF family adenylyltransferase, coding for MLDGTIKPGGQLPSERELIQQLEVSRATLREALKAMEENNLIEARAGVGWFARALDAETLAAARGLSAYYRRPGSAKDPAPPAGDPPEGPRRLPASPDKPLHIPNLKTDRLGTFEFISWWEREKVRSAKVLVVGAGALGNEVVKNLALMGVGNLFVIDFDTVEAANLSRSVLFRDGDNKRSKAEVIAARAKSLNPDLHVQFLHGNATTQLGLGVIRRMDAVIGCLDNREARLALNRFCYWMNKPWVDGAIQELLGLVRVFVPGRGACFECTLTESARRDLSLRYSCPLLARQNILLGKVPTTPTIASIIGAMQSQEALKLIHAMPVEAGKVTHYNGLTNEMHTSAYVPREDCESHWTYGEVTELPARAEGTTLAEMLKIVRQDLGEEAVFELDQELILTLSCPQCNTRQEVLRPLEEVTFEAGHCPTCGILRETELTHEITGAETFLHRTLGSIGVPPLHILRARNASEFRFYELTGDLPEALHFRHFEDVPAAGIPLRERISIGEEVPLEGQSKPRIVLHEA